In one window of Erythrolamprus reginae isolate rEryReg1 chromosome 1, rEryReg1.hap1, whole genome shotgun sequence DNA:
- the DTD2 gene encoding D-aminoacyl-tRNA deacylase 2 has translation MADSNPSPIARVLLQQCLHAQLQVKPAEPDSEAIWVEIQRGLIIYICFFKGASEDIIPKMVSTILNVKLSECEDGKYVSVLDLPGSILVIPQGTLGGKLKGRRMQYHANIEKEIGLELYSQFVIQCEKQLADNVKCAEAGVVLKHGTYGNRQVLRVDTNGPFTHQIEF, from the exons ATGGCTGATTCAAACCCGAGTCCAATAGCTCGCGTGCTATTGCAGCAGTGTCTGCACGCGCAGCTGCAAGTGAAGCCTGCTGAGCCGGATTCCGAAGCCATATGGGTAGAG ATCCAACGTGGTCTTATTATCTATATATGTTTCTTCAAAGGGGCCAGTGAAGATATTATTCCCAAAATGG tcagCACAATCTTGAATGTAAAATTAAGTGAATGTGAAGATGGCAAATATGTCTCTGTTTTGGATTTGCCAGGCAGCATACTTGTAATACCACAAGGCACACTGGGTGGTAAACTGAAAGGAAGAAGAATGCAATATCATGCCAACATTGAAAAAGAAATTGGATTAGAACTCTATTCCCAGTTTGTGATTCAGTGTGAAAAACAACTGGCTGATAACGTCAAATGTGCAGAAGCTGGTGTAGTCTTGAAGCATGGCACATATGGCAACCGACAAGTATTGAGAGTAGATACAAATGGACCTTTCACTCATCAGATTGAGTTTTGA